Proteins encoded by one window of Vibrio panuliri:
- a CDS encoding aminodeoxychorismate/anthranilate synthase component II: protein MANIVFIDNFDSFTYNLVDQFRSLGHQVTIYRNHIAADTIEQAVLALDNPLLLLSPGPGAPSAAGCMPELIQRLKGKVPMIGICLGHQAIVEAYGGTVAGAGEIVHGKVSMMAHQNHTIYHGLPSPLAIARYHSLVATKVPDSLAVTAEVDGLVMSVVHEQDKVCGFQFHPESIMTTYGATLLANAIEWALERKNG, encoded by the coding sequence ATGGCAAATATCGTATTCATCGACAACTTTGACTCGTTTACATATAACCTCGTGGATCAGTTTCGTTCCTTAGGTCATCAAGTCACTATCTATCGCAACCACATTGCAGCTGACACTATCGAACAGGCTGTCTTAGCACTCGATAATCCCCTGCTCTTGTTATCTCCAGGTCCCGGTGCACCCTCTGCTGCGGGCTGCATGCCTGAACTCATCCAGCGCTTAAAGGGCAAAGTACCAATGATTGGCATTTGTCTTGGTCACCAAGCGATTGTCGAAGCCTATGGCGGCACGGTCGCCGGAGCTGGAGAAATTGTTCATGGCAAAGTATCGATGATGGCGCATCAAAACCACACCATCTATCACGGACTACCTTCGCCATTAGCCATTGCACGATATCACTCGCTCGTTGCAACCAAAGTGCCCGATAGCCTAGCAGTGACCGCTGAAGTCGATGGTTTGGTTATGTCGGTGGTTCATGAGCAAGACAAAGTCTGCGGGTTTCAATTTCACCCCGAGTCAATTATGACCACCTATGGAGCGACACTACTTGCCAATGCTATTGAATGGGCATTAGAGCGAAAGAATGGATAA
- the trpD gene encoding anthranilate phosphoribosyltransferase, whose amino-acid sequence MEQIINKLYDQESLTEQESQQLFDIIIRGELDPILMASALTALKIKGETPAEIAGAAKALLDNAKPFPRPDYDFADIVGTGGDGHNTINISTTAAFVAAACGLKVAKHGNRSVSSKSGSSDLLDSFGINLAMSADDTREAVDELGVAFLFAPQYHGGVRHAMPVRQTMKTRTIFNILGPLINPARPNIELMGVYSEELVRPIAETMLKMGMKRAAVVHGSGLDEVAIHGETTVAEIKDGQIHQYTLSPEDFGVERFPLEAIKGGDPEENKSIITNILTGSGSDAQLGAVAVNVALLMRLFGHEDLKANTRKAIEVMNSGKAFTLVEQLAARG is encoded by the coding sequence ATGGAACAGATTATTAATAAGCTTTATGACCAAGAGTCGCTCACCGAACAAGAAAGCCAGCAGCTTTTCGATATTATTATCCGCGGCGAACTCGACCCAATTCTGATGGCTTCAGCCTTAACGGCGTTGAAGATCAAAGGCGAAACGCCCGCGGAAATCGCTGGCGCAGCAAAAGCCTTACTCGACAATGCAAAGCCATTCCCGCGACCTGATTATGACTTCGCGGACATTGTTGGTACCGGTGGCGATGGGCACAATACAATCAACATTTCGACCACCGCCGCGTTTGTCGCCGCTGCCTGTGGACTCAAAGTCGCTAAGCACGGAAACCGTAGCGTCTCGAGCAAATCCGGCTCATCGGATCTTCTTGATTCATTCGGCATCAATTTGGCAATGAGCGCAGATGACACTCGCGAAGCGGTTGATGAACTCGGCGTTGCTTTCTTATTCGCGCCGCAATATCACGGCGGTGTGCGTCACGCGATGCCTGTACGTCAAACAATGAAAACTCGTACTATCTTCAATATCTTAGGCCCTTTGATTAACCCGGCTCGTCCTAATATCGAGTTGATGGGTGTCTACAGTGAAGAACTGGTTCGCCCAATTGCAGAGACCATGCTCAAGATGGGAATGAAACGCGCGGCAGTCGTACATGGCAGTGGGTTGGATGAAGTGGCGATTCACGGTGAAACCACTGTGGCTGAAATTAAAGACGGTCAAATTCACCAGTACACCTTATCTCCGGAAGATTTCGGTGTTGAACGCTTTCCTCTCGAGGCGATTAAAGGCGGCGATCCCGAAGAAAACAAATCCATTATCACTAACATTTTAACGGGCAGCGGCAGTGATGCACAATTAGGCGCGGTCGCGGTAAACGTCGCCCTGCTGATGCGTTTGTTTGGTCATGAAGATCTCAAAGCAAACACTCGTAAAGCGATTGAAGTGATGAATTCCGGTAAGGCGTTTACCTTAGTTGAGCAACTTGCAGCACGCGGTTAA
- the trpCF gene encoding bifunctional indole-3-glycerol-phosphate synthase TrpC/phosphoribosylanthranilate isomerase TrpF: MTQTSDKLSQHVSKQEAQMAEVLAKIVKDKYLWVDARKQTQPLAEFKAQLQPSDRSFYQALSGQQTAFILECKKASPSKGLIRDDFDLDYIAATYDRHANAISVLTDEKYFQGSFEFLPQVRKQARQPILCKDFMVDSYQVYLARHYQADAILLMLSVLNDAQYQELAEVAHALEMGVLTEVSNQEELERAVQLGAKVIGINNRNLRDLSTDLTRTKQLAPLIRQLAPDATIISESGIYTHQQVRELAEYADGFLIGSSLMAEENLEQAVRKVTLGQNKVCGLTHPDDAAKAYQSGAVYGGLIFVEASKRYVSPENARLVMSGAPLNYVGVFQNHPVEIVAEIASHLNLSAVQLHGSESQEYVDVLRIQLPQDIQIWKAYGVSNKQIQRLSRHIDRHLLDAQVGSQSGGTGKVFDWSLIGCTKEVMLAGGLSAENAQQASALGCLGLDLNSGVESAPGKKDSTKLQQAFAAIREY, from the coding sequence ATGACACAGACATCAGACAAACTTTCTCAGCATGTATCGAAACAAGAAGCGCAAATGGCGGAAGTGTTAGCCAAGATCGTAAAAGACAAATATCTTTGGGTTGATGCGCGAAAGCAAACGCAACCTTTGGCTGAATTCAAAGCACAGCTGCAACCGTCGGATCGCAGCTTCTACCAAGCGTTATCAGGTCAACAAACTGCGTTTATTCTTGAATGTAAAAAAGCCTCGCCGTCTAAAGGCTTAATCCGCGATGATTTCGATCTCGACTACATTGCTGCAACTTATGATCGTCACGCCAACGCAATTTCTGTACTTACTGACGAAAAGTATTTCCAAGGCAGTTTTGAGTTTTTGCCACAAGTACGCAAACAAGCTCGCCAGCCGATCTTGTGTAAAGATTTTATGGTTGATAGCTACCAAGTGTACCTCGCTCGTCACTACCAAGCGGACGCAATCTTATTGATGCTCTCGGTACTCAACGACGCGCAATATCAAGAGCTTGCTGAGGTCGCACACGCGCTAGAGATGGGCGTATTAACCGAAGTCAGTAACCAAGAAGAACTTGAGCGTGCGGTACAGTTAGGCGCAAAGGTGATTGGCATCAATAACCGCAATTTAAGAGATTTAAGTACGGATTTAACTCGCACTAAGCAACTTGCGCCTCTTATCCGCCAGCTTGCTCCAGATGCCACTATCATCTCTGAGTCAGGCATCTACACCCACCAGCAAGTCAGAGAGTTGGCTGAGTATGCCGACGGTTTTCTGATTGGCAGTTCATTAATGGCGGAGGAGAACCTTGAGCAAGCCGTTCGCAAAGTGACACTGGGGCAAAATAAAGTGTGTGGTTTAACCCATCCTGACGACGCAGCAAAAGCCTATCAATCGGGCGCGGTATATGGCGGTTTGATTTTCGTCGAAGCATCAAAACGCTACGTTAGCCCAGAGAATGCACGTCTAGTGATGAGCGGTGCGCCGCTTAACTATGTCGGGGTTTTCCAAAACCACCCAGTCGAAATTGTCGCCGAAATTGCTAGCCACTTAAATCTGTCCGCAGTACAGCTGCACGGCAGCGAGTCACAAGAATACGTTGACGTATTACGCATTCAATTACCGCAAGACATTCAGATTTGGAAAGCTTACGGCGTGAGCAACAAACAAATACAACGACTTTCACGCCATATCGACCGTCATTTACTTGATGCCCAAGTCGGTAGTCAAAGTGGTGGCACAGGAAAAGTGTTTGATTGGTCACTCATTGGTTGTACCAAGGAAGTGATGCTAGCGGGCGGTTTATCCGCAGAAAACGCTCAGCAAGCCAGCGCATTGGGCTGCCTAGGTTTAGACCTCAATTCTGGTGTTGAAAGCGCACCAGGTAAAAAAGATTCAACGAAGTTGCAACAAGCGTTTGCTGCAATTAGAGAGTATTAA